The following are from one region of the Verrucomicrobiota bacterium genome:
- a CDS encoding TIM barrel protein, giving the protein MNRRSFLKITAGSAAATAFLPPASAAAKRNLQKAIMYSTIGVKGSVLQKLRAMKAAGFDGVEPMGAMDRDEVLAALKETGLKAASVCDHIHWVKTLSAPDEATRKLGLDGLLLSLHDAKAYGAGSVLLVPGVVRGGAIGRGDSTYEECWERSIVEIKKAIPVAKELGVKISIENVGNNFITTPEQAVAYLDAINSEWVGWHFDIGNVGAKYGPAERWIQVLGNRIVRIHVKDFSAQPPAAGVRGDRPKLLDGGTNWPAVMAALDHAGYSGWAISEQPGNQAADVETARDLAQRMDKIFAL; this is encoded by the coding sequence ATGAATCGACGATCATTTCTGAAAATTACGGCAGGCAGTGCGGCGGCAACGGCTTTTCTCCCACCCGCGTCCGCCGCGGCGAAGCGCAATTTGCAAAAGGCGATCATGTATTCCACGATCGGCGTGAAGGGTTCGGTGCTCCAGAAATTGCGAGCTATGAAGGCAGCGGGCTTCGATGGCGTGGAACCGATGGGCGCCATGGATCGCGACGAGGTGCTCGCGGCGTTGAAGGAGACCGGCCTCAAAGCCGCCAGCGTTTGCGATCACATCCACTGGGTGAAAACCTTGTCCGCTCCCGACGAAGCCACGCGCAAACTGGGCCTGGATGGACTCCTGCTGAGTTTGCACGACGCCAAGGCCTATGGCGCCGGCAGCGTCCTGCTCGTGCCCGGAGTCGTCCGCGGCGGCGCCATCGGCCGCGGTGACTCTACCTATGAGGAATGTTGGGAACGCTCCATCGTGGAAATCAAAAAGGCGATTCCGGTGGCCAAAGAACTCGGCGTGAAAATCTCCATCGAGAATGTCGGTAACAATTTCATCACGACGCCGGAGCAAGCGGTCGCTTACCTGGACGCCATCAACAGCGAGTGGGTCGGCTGGCATTTCGACATTGGCAATGTGGGCGCCAAATACGGTCCGGCCGAGCGCTGGATTCAGGTGCTCGGTAACCGCATCGTGAGAATCCATGTCAAGGACTTCAGCGCCCAGCCGCCGGCGGCGGGTGTCCGAGGCGACCGTCCGAAATTACTGGACGGCGGAACCAACTGGCCCGCGGTCATGGCCGCCCTCGACCACGCGGGCTACAGTGGTTGGGCAATTTCGGAGCAACCCGGCAACCAGGCTGCGGACGTCGAAACTGCCCGCGACCTGGCGCAGCGGATGGACAAGATTTTTGCCTTGTGA
- a CDS encoding DUF4256 domain-containing protein, with protein sequence MKSTKKELSPKQREELLGTLKDRFETNMNRHQGLDWAKVQARLEPNPEKLWSLHEMDKTGGEPDVVGQDKKTGQYVFFDCSPQSPKGRTSLCYDREALDSRKEHKPRSSAIDMAAAIGIELLTEEQYLELQKLGEFDMKSSSWVKTPAEMRKLGSALFGDRRFGRVFFYHNGAESYYSGRGSRASLRV encoded by the coding sequence ATGAAGAGCACCAAAAAAGAGCTGAGCCCGAAACAACGGGAAGAACTCCTCGGCACGTTGAAGGATCGTTTTGAGACCAACATGAATCGCCATCAAGGTCTGGATTGGGCCAAGGTGCAGGCCAGGCTCGAACCCAATCCGGAAAAGCTGTGGTCGCTCCATGAAATGGACAAGACCGGCGGTGAGCCGGATGTCGTCGGCCAGGATAAAAAGACTGGCCAATACGTCTTTTTTGATTGTTCACCGCAAAGTCCCAAGGGTCGCACCAGCCTTTGTTACGATCGTGAGGCGTTGGATTCCAGGAAAGAGCATAAGCCCAGGAGCAGCGCCATCGATATGGCCGCGGCCATCGGTATTGAGCTTCTGACGGAAGAACAATATCTGGAACTCCAGAAACTGGGAGAGTTCGACATGAAGTCGTCGAGCTGGGTCAAAACCCCTGCGGAGATGAGGAAACTCGGCAGCGCGCTTTTTGGCGATCGCCGCTTCGGCCGTGTCTTCTTTTATCACAACGGTGCGGAGTCGTACTACAGCGGCCGGGGTTCCCGTGCCTCGCTCAGGGTCTGA